Proteins encoded within one genomic window of Plasmodium cynomolgi strain B DNA, chromosome 11, whole genome shotgun sequence:
- a CDS encoding hypothetical protein (putative): protein METQITQEETEEQNVLSELNNEEDQLEKEGEEEKKKKKTVRTERTTSLVYIKIKNSVMPNELKRCEQHINMEKLNLNSYNIEREQLDEEKNLNEWANTLKKHQIVLENLHNALINVELMNKYKEVMWSEHMKIFTHIDINLQNSIKLLKDQIDNINKQRKLHQLSYVNDLSALQNERSEYKRKNDIVLEEIKKLLSENLRLRYRRNVA from the exons ATGGAGACACAAATCACGCAGGAGGAAACGGAAGAACAGAACGTCCTGAGTGAACTGAACAACGAAGAAGACCAACTagagaaggaaggagaagaagaaaaaaaaaaaaaaaaaactgtacgAACTGAACGAACTACATCACTTG tctacataaaaataaaaaattcagtcATGCCAAATGAGCTAAAACGTTGTGAACAGCATATCAACATGGAGAAGCTAAACTTAAACAGTTACAACATCGAAAGGGAACAGTtggacgaagaaaaaaatttaaacgaATGGGCCAACACATTGAAAAAACATCAAATCGTATTGGAAAATTTACATAACGCGCTTATCAATGTGGAGTTAATGAATAAATACAAAGAGGTGATGTGGAGTGAGCACATGAAAATATTCACGCACATTGATATTAATCTACAGAATAGCATAAAGCTGCTAAAGGATCAGATCGATAACATAAACAAGCAGAGGAAACTGCACCAGCTCAGTTACGTGAATGACTTGTCCGCATTGCAAAATGAGAGGAGCGAGTACAAGCGTAAGAACGATATTGTTCTGGAGGAGATTAAGAAGCTTCTCTCAGAGAACCTGCGCCTTCGTTATCGGCGGAATGTTGCATGA
- a CDS encoding 60S ribosomal protein L19 (putative), whose amino-acid sequence SLKLQKRLAASVLKCGKNKIWMDPNEISEISLANSRFSIRKLYKEGLILKKPQKVHSRARVRLYKLAKRKGRHMGIGKRRGTKNARTNQKTLWIKRQRVLRRLLKRLRDAKKIDRHLYHSFYLKCKGNQFKNKRTLIEAIQREKTETLKKKSIADQLEAKRLKAQVLRNKRKLKKDKEALS is encoded by the exons tcGCTCAAATTGCAGAAGAGATTAGCAGCGTCCGTGTTGAAGTgtggaaagaataaaatatggaTGGACCCAAATGAAATTAGCGAAATTTCGCTAGCCAATTCga gatTCAGCATAAGGAAGCTGTACAAGGAGGGCCTCATTTTAAAGAAACCGCAGAAGGTCCACAGCAGAGCAAGGGTCAGACTGTACAAGTtggcaaaaaggaagggaagaCATATGGGCATAGGTAAAAGAAGAGGTACGAAGAATGCCAGAACGAATCAGAAAACCTTGTGGATTAAACGACAGCGTGTTTTGAGGAGACTGCTAAAAAGATTGAGAGATGCAAAGAAAATAGATAGACATTTGTACCACTCCTTTTATTTAAAGTGCAAAGGTAaccaatttaaaaataagaggACGTTAATTGAGGCCATACAGAGAGAAAAAACGGAGACCTTGAAGAAGAAGTCCATAGCCGATCAGCTCGAGGCCAAGCGATTAAAGGCACAGGTGTTACGAAACAAGAGAAAGTTAAAGAAGGACAAGGAGGCTTTATCCTAA